From the genome of Spinacia oleracea cultivar Varoflay chromosome 2, BTI_SOV_V1, whole genome shotgun sequence, one region includes:
- the LOC110789330 gene encoding uncharacterized protein, with protein MREMEESTNSAPAATSTSTSTSTKFWDSFKWPTCPSSSSSSSSSSSSSSRSRWFSATTASLVLIFLFICTITFSQWSDYIYFPQSASAGSSVPSFNHNRMFSMNNNDEYSKRDEYLLNCSSSNMKITCPANYPPNTFNRNNTTSSNQTCPDYFRWIHEDLKPWKSQGITKEMVESLEKGAHFRLIIVNGTAYVKQYMKAYQTRDDFTLWGILQLLKLYPGRLPDLDLMFQCHDKPAIQKKYYRGWRVAFTHPQPPPQFHYCGGDSAFDIVFPDWSFWGWPEVNVKPWVPLEKDLEEGNMMKNWTSREPYAFWKGNLHNGPRPKLGECNSIQDWNAQIIDQDWIKEGREGFRDSDLSKQCVHRYKIYMEGNAWSVSEKYILACDSMSLLINPRYYDIFTRSLVPMTHYWPVNDKRICKSIKYAVDWGNNNANMAQVIGKAGSEFIFDQVKMENVYDYMFHVLYEYAKLLKYKPTVPEGAVEVCSERFACSPLGLQTSYKIETMVNGPSEQGPCELPPPYDPLTIQSIQDRNTKIKEKVKMWEPPNAWYEWWW; from the exons atgagagagATGGAGGAGTCGACTAATTCAGCTCCTGCTGCAACTTCAACTTCAACATCAACTTCCACTAAATTCTGGGATTCATTCAAGTGGCCAACTTGtccttcatcatcatcatcatcatcatcatcatcatcatcatcatcaagatcaaGATGGTTTTCCGCAACAACAGCTTCGTTGGTCCTCATTTTCTTATTCATCTGCACCATCACTTTTTCTCAATGGTCTGATTATATT tactTTCCACAGTCAGCTTCAGCAGGGAGTTCAGTGCCATCATTTAACCACAACAGAATGTTCTCCATGAACAACAATGATGAATACTCAAAGAGAGATGAGTATCTCCTCAACTGCTCTTCAAGCAACATGAAAATAACATGCCCTGCAAATTACCCTCCTAACACATTCAACCGCAACAACACCACATCATCAAATCAAACATGCCCTGATTACTTCCGGTGGATACACGAGGACTTGAAGCCTTGGAAAAGCCAAGGCATCACCAAAGAAATGGTGGAAAGTTTGGAAAAAGGCGCTCATTTTAGGTTGATTATTGTGAATGGAACAGCATATGTTAAGCAATATATGAAGGCTTATCAAACAAGGGATGACTTTACATTATGGGGTATATTGCAGCTCCTCAAGTTGTACCCTGGTAGACTACCTGATCTTGATTTAATGTTCCAATGCCATGATAAACCGGCTATCCAGAAGAAATATTATAGAGGATGGAGGGTTGCCTTTACTCATCCTCAACCTCCTCCACAGTTTCACTACTGTGGGGGTGACTCTGCTTTTGATATTGTCTTCCCTGATTGGTCATTTTGGGGCTG GCCAGAAGTGAACGTAAAGCCATGGGTGCCGTTGGAGAAGGATTTAGAAGAGGGTAACATGATGAAGAATTGGACATCCAGGGAGCCCTATGCATTTTGGAAAGGGAACTTGCATAATGGACCAAGACCTAAGCTTGGGGAATGCAATTCTATACAGGATTGGAATGCTCAAATCATTGACCAG GATTGGATCAAGGAAGGAAGAGAAGGGTTCCGGGACTCAGATTTGTCGAAGCAATGTGTTCACAG GTACAAAATTTATATGGAGGGAAATGCATGGTCGGTGAGTGAAAAATACATTCTAGCTTGTGATTCCATGAGCCTTCTGATAAACCCAAGATACTATGATATCTTCACAAGAAGCCTAGTTCCAATGACGCATTATTGGCCTGTAAACGATAAACGTATATGCAAATCCATCAAATATGCTGTTGATTGGGGCAACAACAATGCTAACATG GCTCAAGTGATTGGAAAAGCTGGGAGTGAGTTCATATTCGATCAGGTAAAGATGGAAAATGTGTATGATTACATGTTCCATGTGTTGTATGAATATGCAAAGCTGCTTAAGTATAAGCCCACTGTGCCTGAGGGAGCAGTCGAGGTTTGCTCCGAGAGGTTCGCCTGCAGCCCATTGGGCTTGCAAACGTCCTATAAGATCGAGACTATGGTAAATGGGCCTTCAGAACAAGGCCCATGTGAACTCCCCCCGCCATATGATCCACTAACAATTCAATCCATTCAGGACCGAAATACCAAGATCAAGGAAAAAGTTAAAATGTGGGAACCACCTAACGCCTGGTATGAATGGTGGTGGTAA
- the LOC110789351 gene encoding actin-depolymerizing factor 10, whose protein sequence is MANAKSGMAVDDECKLKFLELKSKRNHRFIVYKIEEKMQQVMVEKIGNPNETYEDFTNSLPENECRYAVYDYDFTTNDNCQKSKIFFIAWSPDTSRVRSKMLYASSKDRFKRELDGIQVELQATDPSEMTFDIIKGRVN, encoded by the exons ATG GCGAACGCAAAATCAGGAATGGCGGTAGATGATGAATGCAAATTGAAGTTTTTGGAGTTGAAATCGAAAAGAAATCATCGGTTTATAGTGTATAAGATAGAGGAGAAGATGCAACAAGTGATGGTAGAGAAGATTGGGAACCCAAATGAAACTTATGAAGATTTCACCAATTCTTTGCCTGAGAACGAGTGCCGTTATGCTGTTTATGATTATGATTTCACAACAAATGACAATTGCCAAAAGAGCAAGATCTTCTTCATTGCATG GTCACCGGACACGTCAAGAGTGAGGAGTAAGATGTTGTACGCAAGCTCAAAGGACAGATTCAAGAGGGAGTTGGATGGTATTCAGGTTGAATTGCAAGCTACAGATCCAAGTGAGATGACTTTTGACATTATCAAAGGGAGAGTTAACTAA